The nucleotide window TGTAAGAAACAGTCCTAGAATGGATTTCTATTTATCGCTTTAAATAGGAACGTGTCAGATGTTTTCATTGGTGGAGGTCCAGGTGCGGAGACCCTCACTGATCGCAGCGCTTGACTGAGCAATCGCTCTGATTGGTTGTTTGACCTGGGAAAGGCAGGGTTAGCGGAGTACGGCCTATATAGTGCACGTCTCCCCCTTTGTTGTAGTAATCGGTACCCGGACCCCAATCAGTCAAAACTTCTATGTCAACGATAGGAACTCTAAGTTAATAGCAGACAAATaggatatatttaatatatacCTATATCGCTCCCTTTCCAAGCATGATTGATGCGGGTAGTAAGGGGGAGCAGGCGCAAATCAACAGAAAACATTTAGAGGAAAGTGAGTGATGGCAGCAGAGAATACAGGCGCTGTGAACTTTCGCTTTGAGCAACTGACCTAGTAAGGCATAGGGGTGTTATAGAGGTGCCCCCCACCCCCCAATTCAGGACCTCCTATTGGCCAGGGCTCCAGATGACTCAGGGTGACCATATATTACATGGTTGACCATTCTTTTGAATAGGCACCATGTATTACCATATTTCTCCTGTAGAGGCAAATTCAGTATTCTGCGTGACCCGCTCGCATTTGACAGACTGCATCCAATGACCGGATATACCTGCGTACGTTCAAGTTGTTTGTGCATTTACAGGAAAAGTCCACGGACCATCATGATAACGAACAAGTTAAATCCTTAGCAAGACGTAACCAGATGCTGCACAGTCTCCTGGTGCTACTGAACAGTGCGGCGACTCTAGGACTGGGGCCTGCCCTGAATGACTTCCAGAGCAGAGACTCTCACTACGAGGAGCATCATCTGTCATCCAAGAGCAGCAGGTACATGAAGATCATTAATAAACGCACAATATGGTTTATTTTGGGGTGCCTTGCGGCCTTTGGAAACAGTTGTTAAAGCAAATTTCTGTTAAAACCCATAAGTTTCAGCAGGAACTGTGtttcccctgcggtggcgctgcagggaaattgaacacttgctgccaagttcccctacggattacagctgatcgctggggtccaaGCAAtgtgacaccctgtgatcagcttatcaggggacccttctaacaaaaagggatttccAAAGTCGACATATCTCTTTAACAAGGCATGTAAGTAAGTGTTCCAGTATAGTATGAAGTTAAGTTTTAACATTGATGGCAGGATGTGCCATCATTgtctgattggtgagggtctgacctctgggatccTAATCGATCCTTGggatgaaggggccacagtgctaggTAAAGCAGAGCAGCCCTTTCAGACTTTGTCTCACATGGCACGACTCACGGCCTGGCACTATGGAAGAACTGCAACATAGCGCAATTCATTTGATAGGGCTTTGTTAAAAGGGCGCAGGGTCCAAAAAAAGAAGGCGAAGCGGCCCCCTGTTAAGTTACATGTAAATAGATTGACAAAGTAACAGCAGAAATATTAACACAAAGATCACACTTAATGTAGAGATAATAGAATATGAATACAATTCTCATCTCTTCTCTAGGCAGACAGCGTCTCCTGCCCTGAAGGGTCCAGGTGTTATCCCTCATTATCGTATGGGAGATCTGGGACTGGTGCCAAGACAAGATGTCTCCAACGCCATACTTGGCAAGATTGGGATGTTGTCCAGAACCACAAAGCTTGGTCCAATACAAGCCAATCCTGCCCTAGCTACGGTAAGTCTagactaagggcacgttcagacgtggcggatttgctacggacaggccgcagtggaaatctgcagcagacttTTCTTTGGTTGCTAAAGCCTTTCCGTTAACGTTGCAGAAAACAACAGTGTGGAAAAGAGCTTGCGGTGCGGAATGTACATGCTCAGTCTGCTGCAGAAAAGCAGCGAtcgtcactgcagatttcagccttttgcCATGCATAGCTGAAACCTGCAGCAAGTCTGCCGCAAAATCCGGATGAAccctcaaatatgcaaattttgcagcagattcgttgcgtaattgccacaaatttgcaacaaaatctgcagcggaatatTTCCGCCAGGCCTGTACATGCCCTTATGGTCAAGACATTTTTTGTGCTTTCTACTCCCTTATAGGTCTATATGATTAATATACCTTTTCTCTGTCGACTCTCAGGACCTGCTTACACTAAGCCAGGATGAAAAACTCCCAAAACAAAAAGCGTTACCAAGAATTTCGTCAACATCGTCCGGCAATGCTCTTCTAATGGCTAAATGACAATAAACTACACGAGTAAATACAACATGTAAAACGACAGTTATAAGAATAAAATACATGTCAGCGTCCCACAAGTCATTAGAAATCATGTGACCAGCGCACAATTGTAGACACGCAACTTTTTTACCTCCCCAGCCCATTCTTCTTTTCACCTATGTAGACAATGTATTCCTATGGTGCGTAGCCCTAACCTGACATTTGTAGTGTGATGTCAAATTTACAAACAACCTCAGCGATCACGTGAACCAAAAGGAAGACAACAAACCGAGCGACATATGTGATTTGTTTCAATCCAAAATTCACTTTTGTTTGGAgagaaaattgttttttttccccattcacaAAATTAAAGGAACACagggcaaaactgatacaatgtgttgtgcccggtgcagggcctgagggggcggagcatgacacagggattcaaacacCTAAGAGAATGTCCGCACTAGGCATAACAGTATCCGTTTTacctggagtgtttctttaaccATTTGATAACTTAGTCAGAGAAGCGGTGTGGGAGTGCCCATGTTGTACAAAGCATCAATATAAAGAAACTTTGTAATGTATCTTATTAGGTAAAAATGTCATTTCCCTCACCTTCCCGGAGCAGGTTTTCCTCCCTCTTGCCGCCTACAGACTCTCTGCAAGGCGGGTTCCaaagggacggatacgctgcgtaaaaaccacgcagcgtatccgacctggaacccgcagtacatcctGTCCAAAAACCGCATCatcttgtggtgcgttttttcggatggaatttccCCTACGGAAAGCAGTGGTTAAAAAAACGCTCTTACTTACGTAGGTTGTTGTTATGGCGATGCGTCACTCCATCGCAGTccggtctccctggatgacgctgcagcccatgtgaccactgcagcctgtgattggcctgtgattcgctgcaacggtcacatgggatacaacgtcatcccaggaggctggactgcaggaaggaggagggcgtttTGGTTAAGTATGATTTTATttgttttccgtagttgcgattggCCTGGCCTAAGTtttcagaaacctcctcagtccCCAAAATCCATCTTCAGCGACATAGTAAATAatagacagggaggagggggatgcagcttcaGCTTTTCCTTCTATTTGCGTTATTGAGAAATGGTATGCTGAGAGGGGAGAGAAAGCTGAAGTTGAGCgtctgatcagtggaggtccagcCATCAATGCATGTAGCAGGAAGTCCGTTAGCAATTGTGCTCCATCAGGGTGTACAACCCATCTAGTACTGCAGAACACACCAACAGAGACCCAACTACACAACTGTGGTCCCTACAATCTTCTGGTTTCACCCAACGATGCGATCTGATGTCCACCACAGGTGGCGCTAGACCTCAGCTGAAAGTTTATGAATTTAATATTCTAGTGGGTAGCTACCTTCATACTCTGTTTGCCACTGGCCCAGtacttgccatagcagcagtggcCCGAGTTCTTTTTTTGATGTGTTCAAGTAACAAGTCCAGACCCTTATCCAGAACTGGAGACAGCGTCTCTTGCTCACTCTTTGTAAAGCGTCCCAGTACATATGTGGTGACTGAAGACTTGTCATCTGGGCGCCCAATGCCAATCAAGAGCCTGATCATCGTCtgccaagggaaaaaaaaataaagacataaTATAAAGGCTTTATTACAGAAGTAAAAGTAAATGAAGGTGGACATGCTTGGGGGGGGGATCATTTGTTGTAGAACTTACATCTGATTTCAGGTGGTCGATGCAGGAACGGACGCCATTGTGGCCCCTATAAAACAGAGACGAATATAGTTACATCACTGGGTTGCAGTAGGTTCGTTGTGATTAGTTTAGAAGTTACTCTACGGCAGGAATGAGAtactttaataaaataaattttggtCACATGTAGAAAATCACTGATttgttgttccctgttatcagccaattTTGACAGAAGGTCCATAATTACCCCTGCCTTCACGATCACTAATTTATTTCACGCCTCTCCAGTGCAGAGAACGCCCATTAATGCACACGTCAATGATATTAGCAACTTCATTTTAGTTGATGACTTTTGAGGTTCAGTTCCTTTAAAGTGGCTCGGTCAGGACACCTATTTGACGGCAGCATAGGATAGAGGGGGAGACGCTGAGCTCGGGGATATATAATATTCTATTATTTGATTCAGTATTCTTAGGTAAAAAGCTGCAGGGACTAATAGagaaaagcctgtgagtcctgcttcctccaCCCACACAGAGTGATGGACAGCTAGTCTTGTATAGGTTTGTATACagtgagagctgtcaatcactgtgggaGGGGCAAGTAGTGAGAGCTGTCAATTACTGTGTGGGCGGGGCAAGTagtgatagctgtcaatcactgtgtgggcagggcaagcaggactcacaggctctctatAAATCCTGAtagctttttacatgaaaataatGAATCAAAACATAGAACATTATATATCCCCGAGCTCAGCGTCTCCCCCTCTACCCTCATATAGGGGACCCGACAGATCCACTTCTGTAAAGTGATCAGTGTATGGTTTATTGTTGAGCTAGTCACCTTGCACTCCCTCCAAGCTTCAGAGTCACCTTCCCCAGAGCTTTGTCCAGCTCATCATGCAGTAGATAGATATTCTCAGCTGTCAGACGGAACTTTCCAGCTGTATAAGAAAATAAACAATCCTTATAAAATGATTTCCGTACTTAATTACCCCGAAGACTAATAAACCTTGCACATTTGAGTACTTTGCATATTAAGAGATATTTAATTTCTTACATATAACCAAAAATAAAGGAATTATTGGGAACCTAGACCAGAAACAGCCCCCCATTACAGCGCCAGCTtattacagtgcccccataaaagATCCAGCAAGGACCTCCAGAACAGCTAGCAACAGTGATAAAATAAGAAAACCAGGCTGCACCGTTGCCCCCCAGCCTGCAACAATTCTCCTATAGCAAAGACAGCTTGCCGCAGAGTCCCCCATAACAGTAGCCGCCTGAAACAGTGAGAGGGGGAAGAAACGTTCTGCCACAGAAGCATGGTCTAGGGCACCGGCTACCTGCTAGATCTGTGACATGTACCTGCTAAGGTAGCGAGATTGCGCCAATCCTCACCTGCATTAGCCACACTCGTCCCATTAACATTCATAAACTGCCGGGGTTTTATTAGGACTAGATCAACGCCATCAAGGTGGGCGATGACCAGATCCGTTCCGGTCCTTCTGTCTGTCTTCCACTGATCGGCGACATTGAGCCTTCTTGCCAGCAGGTTAACGGCGATCATGCCCACACTG belongs to Rhinoderma darwinii isolate aRhiDar2 chromosome 8, aRhiDar2.hap1, whole genome shotgun sequence and includes:
- the PTRH1 gene encoding peptidyl-tRNA hydrolase gives rise to the protein MLQSVRAVCCLRLGRCVSQAASGSTTREQRFMVVGLGNHGMSGTRHSVGMIAVNLLARRLNVADQWKTDRRTGTDLVIAHLDGVDLVLIKPRQFMNVNGTSVANAAGKFRLTAENIYLLHDELDKALGKVTLKLGGSARGHNGVRSCIDHLKSDTMIRLLIGIGRPDDKSSVTTYVLGRFTKSEQETLSPVLDKGLDLLLEHIKKRTRATAAMASTGPVANRV